A stretch of the Saccharolobus caldissimus genome encodes the following:
- the gatE gene encoding Glu-tRNA(Gln) amidotransferase subunit GatE produces MSSDDLDYEKLGLRVGLEIHQQLNTSHKLFCNCRTVLEDEYKMTLERYLRPSISELGEVDIAALFEWKKGRKYIYRISTNSSCNVEADEEPPHPINDEALKIAIAIAMALKSTIVDEIYVMRKIVIDGSNTSGFQRTAIVALGGILEDEGVTIQTIAVEEDAARKISEDPEQVTYSLDRLGIPLIEISTGPDIKSPEQAERVALKIGQLLRMTGKVKRGIGTIRQDLNVSIRGGTKIEIKGVQKLELIPLIVKYEAMRQLNLLKIKEELNRRGLTKEQIISNYIVKDLTEIFKNTKSKIVKNGIEKGSLVYGIKIYKFKGIFGWELVPKRRFGTEVADYVRALAGLGGLFHSDELPNYGITEEEVNKVREALNVSEYDAFVLIVGEKEKLEKAIETIKDRVLMALDGVPKETRGALDDGTTKFLRPQPGAARMYPETDIPPRIVDEKLLEEARKLVPESPEIKIKKYMSLGLSEELAKEIIRDPRLDLFEDLVNKYSPKVPPSIIASTITNTLKYVKSKGGDISRISDDDIEQIIKNLYDGKISKDSITEILLEYTLNKDLSIIDVISKYEILSNDEIEKIIDEVIKTNMDEITKRREKAFNIIMSKVMGKVKGKADGRIVAELIKSKLKNLLE; encoded by the coding sequence ATGAGTAGTGACGATTTAGATTATGAGAAATTGGGATTGAGAGTAGGATTAGAGATCCATCAACAATTAAATACTTCACATAAACTTTTCTGTAATTGTAGAACTGTCTTAGAAGACGAATATAAAATGACCTTAGAAAGATATTTAAGACCATCAATAAGTGAACTAGGAGAAGTAGACATTGCAGCACTTTTTGAGTGGAAAAAAGGCAGAAAATATATTTATAGAATATCAACAAATTCGAGCTGTAATGTAGAGGCAGATGAAGAGCCTCCACACCCCATAAATGATGAGGCTTTAAAGATAGCGATAGCAATAGCAATGGCTTTGAAAAGTACAATTGTAGATGAAATTTATGTAATGAGAAAAATTGTAATAGATGGCTCTAATACCTCAGGATTCCAAAGAACTGCAATAGTAGCGTTAGGAGGTATATTAGAAGATGAGGGAGTTACAATACAAACAATAGCGGTAGAAGAGGATGCTGCAAGAAAAATAAGTGAAGACCCAGAACAAGTAACATACTCTCTTGACAGGTTAGGTATTCCTTTAATAGAAATATCCACTGGACCCGATATAAAAAGCCCAGAACAAGCTGAAAGAGTTGCCCTAAAAATCGGACAACTATTAAGAATGACGGGAAAAGTTAAGAGGGGAATAGGCACCATAAGACAAGATTTAAATGTATCGATAAGAGGGGGTACAAAAATTGAGATAAAAGGAGTACAAAAATTGGAATTAATTCCCTTAATAGTTAAATATGAAGCTATGCGACAATTAAATTTACTAAAAATTAAAGAGGAATTGAACAGAAGGGGATTAACTAAAGAACAAATTATATCTAATTATATTGTAAAAGATTTGACTGAAATATTTAAAAATACTAAAAGTAAAATAGTTAAAAACGGTATTGAGAAAGGCTCTTTAGTATATGGGATAAAAATATACAAATTCAAGGGAATTTTTGGCTGGGAGCTCGTGCCCAAAAGGCGATTCGGAACTGAAGTAGCTGACTATGTTAGGGCATTAGCCGGATTAGGAGGACTTTTCCATTCTGACGAGTTACCGAATTATGGGATAACGGAAGAGGAAGTAAACAAAGTTAGGGAAGCATTAAATGTCTCTGAGTATGATGCATTTGTATTAATAGTTGGAGAAAAAGAAAAATTGGAAAAAGCTATTGAGACTATAAAAGATAGAGTATTAATGGCATTAGACGGAGTTCCAAAGGAGACTAGGGGAGCTTTAGATGATGGTACAACAAAATTTTTAAGACCGCAACCAGGTGCCGCAAGGATGTACCCAGAAACTGATATACCTCCTAGAATAGTAGACGAGAAGTTGCTTGAAGAAGCAAGAAAATTAGTACCTGAATCTCCAGAGATAAAAATAAAGAAATATATGTCATTAGGACTAAGTGAAGAACTAGCTAAGGAAATAATTAGGGACCCCAGACTAGATCTTTTCGAAGATTTAGTAAACAAATACTCGCCTAAAGTACCACCTTCAATAATTGCTAGTACAATAACAAACACACTAAAATATGTTAAATCTAAAGGTGGAGATATATCAAGAATTTCAGATGATGATATAGAACAAATAATTAAAAATCTTTATGACGGAAAAATAAGTAAAGATTCGATTACGGAAATATTATTGGAATATACTTTAAATAAAGATTTAAGCATAATAGACGTAATTAGTAAATATGAAATATTATCTAATGATGAAATAGAAAAAATTATAGATGAAGTAATTAAAACTAATATGGACGAAATTACTAAGAGAAG
- the gatD gene encoding Glu-tRNA(Gln) amidotransferase subunit GatD, with product MLEGYRGKAYEILSKLNIEVGDLIEVRKGDMVIKGILLPSYSKDEKIIVIKLDNGYNVGLSIENLSEIKLLAKASKKIITSEEISPKKGKSEVKIISTGGTIVSKVEYETGAVRPALTTEEIIQFLPEINEIANIEAEILFSILSENMKPEYWVKIAEAVKRAFDEGNNGVIIAHGTDTMSYTAAALAFSLQSLQGPVVLVGSQRSSDRPSSDSAINLLSSVILAKYAPFGEVVVNMHAESSDTYTLAHRGVKVRKMHSSRRDAFQSINDKPLAKIFWKERKIIINRDDYIKRKEETKLDSKFDERVFLLYYYPGLKSEILEFIISNFKIRGMIIAGTGLGHTSSEYVEIFRKATKDGIFVGMTTQCLFGRVNMNVYTTGRQLLDAGVTPLEDMLPEVALVKLMWVLAHEDDLEKIKQIMTTNLVGEINMRHSLDLFPRWSHE from the coding sequence GTGCTAGAAGGATATAGGGGTAAAGCTTACGAGATTTTAAGTAAATTAAACATAGAGGTAGGAGATTTAATAGAAGTAAGAAAAGGAGATATGGTAATAAAGGGAATACTACTACCTAGTTATTCTAAGGATGAAAAAATTATAGTAATAAAGCTGGATAACGGATATAATGTAGGTTTATCTATTGAGAATTTAAGCGAAATAAAGTTACTCGCAAAAGCTTCTAAGAAAATTATAACCTCTGAGGAAATAAGTCCCAAAAAAGGTAAAAGTGAAGTAAAAATTATTAGTACTGGTGGTACGATAGTAAGTAAAGTTGAATACGAAACTGGTGCAGTAAGACCAGCATTAACTACTGAGGAAATTATACAATTTTTACCAGAGATAAATGAGATCGCAAACATAGAAGCTGAGATATTATTTTCAATTCTAAGCGAAAATATGAAACCTGAATATTGGGTTAAAATAGCTGAAGCAGTAAAAAGGGCATTTGATGAAGGTAATAATGGGGTAATAATAGCACATGGTACTGATACTATGAGTTACACTGCAGCCGCATTAGCTTTCTCATTACAGTCTTTACAAGGTCCAGTAGTTTTAGTAGGGTCCCAAAGAAGTAGTGATAGACCGAGTAGCGATTCAGCAATAAATCTTCTCTCCTCTGTGATTCTAGCTAAATACGCGCCCTTTGGAGAAGTCGTAGTTAACATGCACGCTGAAAGTTCTGATACGTATACTTTAGCTCATAGAGGAGTTAAAGTTAGAAAAATGCACAGCAGTAGAAGAGACGCGTTTCAGTCAATAAATGATAAACCGTTAGCAAAAATTTTCTGGAAAGAGAGAAAAATTATAATAAATAGAGATGACTATATAAAAAGAAAAGAAGAAACTAAATTAGATTCTAAATTTGATGAAAGAGTATTTCTACTTTATTATTATCCAGGATTAAAATCAGAGATTCTGGAATTTATAATTTCTAATTTTAAAATAAGAGGGATGATAATAGCTGGCACTGGATTAGGACACACGTCTTCAGAATATGTAGAGATTTTTAGGAAAGCTACTAAAGATGGAATTTTCGTAGGTATGACCACTCAATGTTTATTCGGAAGAGTTAATATGAATGTTTATACTACTGGAAGACAATTATTAGATGCCGGAGTTACACCATTAGAAGATATGCTACCAGAAGTTGCTTTAGTAAAGTTGATGTGGGTATTAGCACATGAGGACGATTTAGAAAAAATAAAACAAATAATGACTACTAATCTAGTAGGAGAAATAAATATGCGCCATAGTTTAGACCTATTCCCCAGGTGGTCTCATGAGTAG
- a CDS encoding 30S ribosomal protein S30e, whose protein sequence is MPSHGSLTKAGKVRSQTPKIQPKEKHKEVPRVRNRKEFEKRVLKAKSAEQVAAR, encoded by the coding sequence ATGCCTTCACACGGTTCGTTAACTAAAGCAGGAAAAGTTAGAAGTCAGACACCTAAAATTCAACCTAAGGAGAAGCATAAAGAGGTACCTAGAGTAAGAAATAGAAAAGAGTTTGAAAAAAGGGTATTAAAGGCAAAGAGTGCTGAACAAGTAGCCGCTAGATAA
- a CDS encoding C/D box methylation guide ribonucleoprotein complex aNOP56 subunit (functions along with aFIB and aL7a; guides 2'-O-methylation of ribose to specific sites in RNAs), with translation MMKIYLVEHVIGAFAYDENGKIVDYVLNAKDLGKITEELINNEKGIPISSAIELLKKINPSEVIVENEAEVPKLQELGYKVIYEPHNNLSRLFRESASKIAVDVKFANNEEEYYNFLHEVSLEYTRRKLRSAAQKRDLLAIQAVRAIDDIDKTINLFSERLREWYSIHFPELDKIVDDHEEYSNIVSRFGDRNSIDKDGLKELGFNEQKINRILDAAKKSIGADISEDDLSAMRTIANTILELYNIRRNLTNYLEGVMKEVAPNVTALVGPTLGARLLSLAGSLDELAKLPASTIQVLGAEKALFRALRSGGKPPKHGVIFQYPYIHTSPRWQRGKIARALAAKLAIAARVDAFSGRFIGDQLNEQLKKRIDEIKEKYAQPPPRKPQQPAQKQKEKGKKGEKRKEKKRK, from the coding sequence ATGATGAAAATATACCTAGTTGAGCATGTTATTGGAGCTTTTGCGTACGATGAGAATGGAAAAATTGTAGATTATGTTTTAAATGCTAAGGATCTGGGTAAGATAACTGAGGAATTAATTAATAATGAAAAAGGTATTCCTATAAGTTCTGCAATCGAATTACTTAAGAAAATTAACCCTAGTGAAGTTATTGTAGAGAATGAAGCAGAAGTTCCTAAATTACAAGAATTGGGATATAAGGTTATATATGAACCTCATAATAATTTATCTAGGTTATTTAGGGAGTCTGCATCTAAGATAGCGGTAGATGTTAAGTTTGCAAACAATGAAGAGGAATATTATAATTTTCTTCATGAGGTATCTTTGGAATATACTAGAAGGAAGCTTAGATCTGCTGCACAAAAAAGAGATCTATTAGCAATTCAAGCAGTTAGAGCTATTGATGATATAGATAAGACAATAAACTTATTCTCTGAGAGATTAAGAGAGTGGTATAGTATTCATTTTCCAGAATTAGATAAGATAGTTGACGATCATGAGGAATATTCTAATATAGTTTCTAGGTTCGGGGATAGGAATTCGATAGATAAAGATGGATTAAAGGAATTAGGTTTTAATGAGCAGAAGATAAATAGGATTTTAGACGCTGCTAAGAAAAGTATAGGTGCAGATATTTCTGAAGATGACTTATCTGCTATGCGAACTATAGCTAATACTATACTAGAACTTTATAACATAAGAAGGAATTTAACTAATTATTTAGAAGGAGTTATGAAAGAGGTCGCACCTAACGTTACAGCATTAGTGGGTCCTACACTAGGTGCCAGATTATTAAGCTTAGCTGGTAGCTTAGACGAATTAGCGAAGTTACCTGCAAGTACAATTCAAGTTTTAGGTGCGGAGAAAGCATTATTTAGAGCATTAAGAAGTGGTGGGAAGCCTCCTAAGCATGGAGTCATATTCCAATATCCTTATATCCATACCTCTCCTCGTTGGCAGAGGGGTAAGATAGCTAGAGCATTAGCTGCTAAGTTAGCTATAGCTGCAAGAGTGGACGCGTTTAGTGGGAGATTTATCGGAGATCAATTAAACGAGCAATTAAAGAAAAGAATAGATGAAATAAAAGAAAAATATGCACAACCTCCACCTAGAAAACCACAACAACCTGCTCAAAAACAGAAAGAAAAAGGTAAAAAGGGTGAAAAAAGAAAAGAAAAGAAGAGGAAGTGA
- a CDS encoding fibrillarin-like rRNA/tRNA 2'-O-methyltransferase yields the protein MSEVVNVKKSSMENIYECEFNDGSFRLCTKNLAPGYSVYGERLIKFEGIEYREWNAFRSKLAGAILKGLKYNPIRRDVKVLYLGAASGTTISHVSDIIELKGKAYGIEFSPRVVRELLLVAQRRPNIFPILADARFPQNYRTLIEDVDVLYVDIAQPDQTDIAIYNAQFFLKVNGYMLLVIKARSIDVTKDPKEIYKSEVEKLENSNFEIEQIINLDPYDKDHAMVLSKYKG from the coding sequence ATGTCTGAAGTAGTTAATGTGAAAAAATCAAGCATGGAAAATATATACGAATGTGAATTTAATGACGGTAGTTTTAGACTTTGTACAAAAAATTTAGCACCGGGATATAGCGTGTATGGAGAGAGGTTAATAAAATTTGAGGGTATAGAATATAGGGAATGGAATGCATTTAGAAGTAAATTAGCCGGTGCAATACTTAAAGGTTTAAAGTATAATCCTATAAGAAGAGATGTTAAAGTTCTTTATTTAGGTGCTGCTTCTGGTACTACAATAAGTCATGTTTCAGACATTATTGAGTTAAAGGGAAAGGCTTATGGTATTGAGTTCTCTCCACGAGTTGTGAGGGAATTACTTTTAGTAGCCCAAAGAAGACCAAATATCTTTCCAATATTAGCTGATGCAAGATTTCCTCAAAATTATAGAACATTAATAGAAGACGTTGACGTATTATACGTTGATATTGCACAGCCTGATCAAACAGATATTGCCATATATAATGCCCAATTCTTCCTTAAAGTAAATGGTTACATGCTTTTAGTCATTAAGGCAAGGAGTATTGATGTCACTAAAGATCCTAAAGAGATCTATAAAAGTGAAGTTGAGAAGTTAGAGAATTCCAATTTTGAAATAGAACAGATTATAAATCTGGATCCTTATGATAAGGATCATGCGATGGTACTAAGTAAATATA